A region of the Penicillium psychrofluorescens genome assembly, chromosome: 6 genome:
AAATGTCCAGGCAGGCCTAAACCACTGCTTCCGATGCGACATGAGAGGACGGTACTCAGCCAACCGACACTAGGAAAGTGTCGGCTCCATCAAGGGGCAAGCGGCGGCAAATCAACGGTCCCGGGGAGGCACCGATTCTGGAGCAGAGATCCACCGTCGGTGGCGATCCACTCTTTTTGTAATGCGGGGGACGCGGGCAATGACGGTAGTGTGCATATGGAGACGAAAGTCTCTTGAGCCAGGGCACTACTGGCCACTAGTGGCACACACCCACGAAAGAAAACGGTGGCTGAAAATGCTCGGTGAGGCGGATTGAGTTGCCCAAATGGCATTGTTGACCTTCCCGCCAACTCGTGTTCACCAATGAGCCTGTCACGCCCTGTCAGCAATCGGGTTTCTCGGCCATCGCGGCCGAGCGAGTGGGGGGCTGTCCAAAGCACGACGCCGAAGATAGAGATGAGTGAATCATAATAACGAACGGCAAAAGCGTGACTACTACCAATAATGCAATCTGGTCAGATAAATCAATTCCAACTATACATAGACTCCCAAGCGCGAGATCGAATCACAAACTATGCCAACCTGGCAATGCAGACGTTGAGAACCCAAAACCAGGCTCATTCCAAAATAAATGTCTATCCCAAAAGAAAGGCTAAGCACATTTAAAAAGACCTAATAGTTGATAGGTACAGAGAGTCGAAATCAGCTGCCTATCGCCGAGAGACGCAGCAGAGGATGCCAGATTTGCCTAGGAACCAGAGAGATCCAAGGAAGCGGAACAGCGATAAGCCGGCAGTGGTCCACAAAACGGCCGAAAAGTAGTGGGAGGTACGGTCAGTCGATGTGTTCTGAACAAGTTAGTGGACCCGCGAAATGTGTAATTGCAGAGAGAAGGGCGGAGGGCTAGCTTACCGTGAGACACAGGCGTGAGACATCCTGGCTCGTGATGCAAAGCGCTAGGACCAGATTACTGAAGATCCAGAGCAACACCAGGTTGGTCCGGAAGGCCTTGTACGAGTCATCCATATTCttgtcttccttctcctccggaTCCGCATACGGCGCCAGTGCCCGCTTCACCGTGGACTCGAACTGACTGTCGATGTCGGCCTGTGGCTTGTCGACTTCTTCGATGAAATTTGACTTGGCGTCGTCTTTCTTGGTCTGCGCTGCCGGCAACGCGTCGCCCTTGTCGGATCCCTTGGTACCCCAGGAGACGTCGTGCCAGTTACAGAATGCATAGACCATAAGCACATTGATCGCACAGGTCATACCCATGAAGTACGCCCATGAAGAAGTGAACATGTGCCAGGGGTCCATGTATAAAATACTGGCCACGAAGTAAACGCCATAAGTGGAAACCAATGCAATCAGGACGATTCCGGCACTAgcggagctgaagaaggacgAAAGGAAGGCGCTCACGCCATCATCCCAGTGAAAGTCCATGGTGCCACCGGTGAAAGCATTCTTGACCAAGTAGAATGACAGGACCAAAACATAGGCTTGAACAATGCTAAAGTAGGCAAAAGAAAGTGTATAGGGCAAACGGGAGCTACGACAGTCAGCCTTCTGGATATTGAGGAATGTATAATTTCATAACTTACCCTTTTGGTCGGTTTCCTAGCGCTAGGATGAACTGTAGCATCAGGAAAAAGATGTACCCATATTTGAGGAAGTTATTGACAATCGGAGTTGCATCATTCCCAAAGGGCCATCCTTTGTTTTTGTTGGCCTCGCTCGGCGTTCCCACAAGATCCATGATCACTGATGTGGTGAGCCAGAAGGAAGCTATAACATGTCAGTGACTGCACGCTCACAAAGGGGAGTAACGCAAGACTTACCCAGCGAGAACCAAGTCATGATGAGACCAGCACAATTGTAGATCATCTGCACATGGAGGAAAAACAACCGGATGATGTTGTGACCGCTCTTGTAGATCCGACCAAAGTGCATGATGGAGTACAGACTGGCTGCAAAGGATCCATTCAGCCACCGGCGCCGCTGGCTGATGAACTCTGCTGACCCCTCCGGAACATCAGTCTCCCCCTTGGACGCCTTCACATAGGTCAAATGCCACTTGAACCCGGCCTTAGCGACCAGTTCAAAGCAGAGAATACGGTCTTCCGCAAGGAACATATTCTTTTTGAAAATGTTCATACCCTCGATACCCTTCTTGCCTAACTGTCGGGAGAGTGTATGATCACCGTGGAAGTACTGCTCAAGGGGCCGACCCATGATAGCGCGGTAGCGGTACGCTGAGAAAGCACCTGGTAACACACTAACATAACCAAACGAGCTTTCCAACGGCTTGTCCAGAATGTTAGAGATCTTGTACTCGAAATTCTGCGCCGCCACAAGGGGGTTCATGAGATTCTTCCAACCCGGGCCCAGCATCGCATGGATCTCGCCGCAAGATCCACCCAAGTTTTTGTCATTGTAGAATGATTCCCACAAGGCTAGAAGGGATTTCTTGCCTGGCTTCGTACCAGCATCAATCAGAATCACTACTTCGGGGTTGAGAATTCGGCTAAATCCATTGAATAGCCAACGGTGGGAGTTaatcttcttgctgttcttTTGCTTCATGCAGAAAATCATCTGGACCGGCGGGAGATTGGTCGGTTCGTTGCCCTGAGGCCGAATCAACTGCTGGTTGGCAGTGACGGAGAGCTGAGTGGTGTATTCGAACTGTTACTCGTTAGTCGGTGACTCCCGAAAATGGGCCAGGAGTTCACGCATGCGGTAGAGGACGTGCGATCATGGGTTCAAAACGTACAATATGTGCAACTGTTTCTCGACCATCGACGGATCGCTTCATGATCCCATCTTGGTACACACCAATCGTAGCCAGCACGTCGAGAGTGTTCTTGTCACAAGGGTCAATCCCATCGAACACCATACAACACACAATCTTCTGCCAGGCTGGCCCGCCCTTGTTCCAAAACTCAGACTTTTTCAGGTTGACGATGTCCCGGATATTTTGCATAACACCGTGCAATGTCCGCGCGGTCAGCACTTTGTCTTCGTTGTAATACGTGACGGCGATCAGCAACTCCGTGTGGCGGTTGTACATGGCGGGTCGCAGGTTGTAGCCGTTTCGCAAAGTAAATTCGTCGGGATCACAAGTGGCCGCCGTGTAGCGCAGATGAGTAAACTCTTCTGGGAATCCTTCCTCCGATTCCCGGTACTCCCTCTGGATTGCATTCTGGATGGCACTCGGAACCGGATAATCCACGCTCAGCACCGAGCCCTGCACCAGCTTGATTTTTCGAGTCGCGTAACGGCGCAGCCCAGAACCAGGTGCCTGCCGCTGCTGCCACGCTTCCGACGGGGATTCAGACATGGGGGTCTGGACTCCCGAGCGGCGATTGAGTCCCCCCGCGGATTCCTGGTACGGGCCATCGGGGAAGATGGTGACGCCGGGATCGTGCAGGGTATAACGACGCAGGGAATCCGTCGAGGCATATGGATCGTCGTAGGGCGCATTCAACGGGCTCGGTTGGCGGTAGAGCAAGGACTGTTGGCTCTCTGCGTGctcgttcttttcttcgtaGCCGTACCCTTGGGCCTGTACATCCACAGGCGACATCAGTCTCGTCCCAGTCGATCCTTCTAGGTCGGGTCACTTACCTCACGAGAAGGAAAGTTGTGGGAATACCGGCTACTCTCGCTCGGCTGCGGCGAATGGGCCGCCGACACGGGCGAGCGCGGCGAGCGGGGAGACGTTGGCAAAGGCGTACCCATGGTGAACAGCTCCCCGGCGGACGAAGATCCAACGGTGATGATAGACAGAGGGCCCGATCAGACAGAATCCACGACCTCCGactagaagaagaaagaccaACAACCGTTAGGCAGCCACCGGAGCGTCAATACCAGTGACAGAGTGTCAACGAATCGTCCATCGACCGCCCAGCAGCGGGTCTTTAATCTCGGGAACCCTGCGTAGGTGGCGTTGTGAGGGTCGTTAGGGTCGTTGGGGTCAACCTCGTCAGGATGCAGGGCGTGGTAGTCTTGAAGAAAAGGATCTCGACCGTCGACAGGAGATTTTCTTTCGAGACACAGTGGGCTGCATCACCCGCAGGAGATGGATATTTTTGGACCCGAGAGCGCTTTGATTGGAGGTACCGGGCACTGATGAGGGTCGGCCACAGGGGGGACCCATCGTCTCCGGGGCTGTCGTTCGTCATCGGCCTCCTGCGCAGCTCCACCCGTCCCTGGCCTCGTCTACCGTCGAGAATAAATAGTAACGACGTCCGCAGAGGTCCCGGCGGCGAGAAGTCGTTCACGGGGGTCGAGGCACGTTCTCGACTCCGTGCTCCGACCGTACACTACTCGTCCACAATCCTATCGAATGGTCCACGGCCCCCCGTCGACGACGCGTGGGCCGTGGAGCAATTCCGACCCATCACCATTGAGACATCCCTTCTGTGCGGACGGGGCCTCTGAAACAGCCGACCCTGGCTGTCTTGGTCTGGCAGGACAAATGCTCCGCGTGGCGATGACGACAGGCAGATAAGGATCGGCCGCAATTCATCTGTCTTGGCCGAGACCGTCCGAGtggagcggcgacggcgaggtcACGTGGAGCCGTCCTGGTGGCCGCTGCTGTATGACCGGGAGATGGATGCGGTGTATCGGTCTGCCATCCGATTGCATCCGACTCCCCGCCCAGCCCCCGAGAAGAGAGCCAGTCCAATGGGACGGAATGGCAATGGAGGCACCTATCGACTACCATACTGGTGATGGGACGGTTCCCCATATCGGCTACTGGATGGCCCGAGGTCTCCTGGTCGAACGATGAGCGCGGGTCCGGATGCGGGGTAGAGAAGGATGAACGGCCAGAAATGCGCCTTGTGCTGTTCGGGacagcatctcctccacgACCGACACAGCATGGCGACCCCGAGGCCTGCATTCGACGCCCTCCCGCTCCGCAAGGATGGACCCCGCGGGAACGCCTGGGGGTTGTTCGGCGAGCAGGACCAGTGCGGTATGCTGAACCTCCTGACTCCGGAGAAtacggcggcggcggcgaaaGAGATCGTCGAGGGAGTGCGGGTGTCAACCGACTGGCCACTGGACAGCATGAAGACGCCCTGCTTCGGTCGAGCGGCCCTGGAGCACACGGTCACGAACAAGGCGCCCCGACACGTCAACGACGATGTCCTGCTCTTCAATACTCAGAGCAGCTCCCAGTGGGATGGGTTCCGGCACTTCGGTTCCAAGGAAGGCTTCTACTTCAACGGCTGTACCCTGGAAGATATCCAAACCTCGACGCGGAATGGCATTCACGGTAGGCGCGCTTTCATCTCCGCCACTCCCTCGTTGACTCTGATCGTCTAGTGTGGGCGGCGAATGGCGGGATCGTTGGTCGCGGCGTGCTGCTGGACTACGCGGGCTGGGCTGAGATGAATGGGCGGGAAGTGAATTGCTTCCAAAGCCAGTCCATCCCCGTATCGGTGCTGCAAGAGGTGGCCGCCAGCCAAAACACCACCTTCCGCCCCGGTGATATTCTGTTTGTCCGCACTGGCTGGACACGAGCGTATGAACGACTGTCCCTGGCCGAATGCCAGGAGTTAGCGGGTCACGCCGCGCCGCCCATCATTGGCGTCGAATCGTCCGAAGCAACCTtgcgctggatctgggagaacAGCTTCGCTGCCGTGGCGGGCGACCACCCTAGCTTTGAGGCCTACCCGTGCCAAAACCGAGATTTCTTCCTGCACGAGTGGTTGCTCGCGGGCTGGGGCGTTCCGATCGGGGAATTGTTTGATCTGGAgcgcctcggccaggaaTGTCGCAAAAGAGGCCGATggactttctttttcagtAGCGTGCCCTTGAACGTACCAGGCGGCGTGGCCAGCCCGCCAAATGGTGTGGCCATTTTTTGATAGTGCCATACAGGTATAAATCTCAGGCGGGAGCGAGGATCGAGGATCATGACGGACGATGCACTGCGTAGGAAATTCACTACATCTACAAACCCAATTACATGTTGAAACCGTGGTGGCCATAGTCTAGGCACCTACGACTGACATAAGAATCATACTCCATGAGAAATGTCGGCCCGACGAGCAGGCGTGTGGAGACAATCGGGGAAAGCCCGGtgcttccttcttttcttcccccacattcttcttcacctAGGCTTCGTGTGATGCTGAGATGGTCCATGCCAAAGCTGGAGGCGTGTCGCGCCGGTCGGAAGATCCCTCGACGCGCCGGTCGATGGTAGCGTAGGTGAAGAATTGATTCCCCGGGGATTGATTACCATTCATTCTCCCGCTGATCGGATCGACGCAGATGCAACCGCTGTCGCAGCCGCAAGACTCGCTGCGCCGGAAACCCCCCGCTGCCCTGCGCGGCATGCGTGGATGTGGGCAGGCCGTGTGTCTACTCCGAGGCTGAGAAGCGCGTCTCGATCACGGAGAGGTAGGGTGGCATGTCCTTCCCCTCCAGTCCGACGATGCTGATGCTGTGGGCCCAGCTACTACCGTCAACTGCAGTCGCGAGCCACAGGCACACAAGGTCCGTCTCGCTAGCATTCCTGGTCTCATCGTTTCTGACGCGGGAGAGATAGACCGACCGTCGAGCGTGCCCTCCAATGCGCCCTCCAACCCGTCCACCCGCTACTCCGATGGCGAGGTTTCATCCGAACGGGACGACTGGTGGTACAAAGGCACAGACAATTTGTTCTTGAATCGCTCCGGCGAACATCGTACGCCTCTTCTTTCCGAATCGGAACTTCTCCActgattttgttttttgtttttcttctttcagACTTCGTGGGCGCCTCGTCCGCCACCCATCTGGCCAAGCGCTTAAACCCCAGCTCCTCCAATCTGGCGTGGGATGTGCGGCCGCTTTACGATGACCCTTCGTCCTTGCGACGGCCAGTGATGGGGGCACTGCCGCAGCTTCCACCCTTCGAGTTCGCGAAGCGACTATTTTGGGTCCAGTATGCTTACATCGGcaccatcttctccctcatccAGCCCGTGGAGTTTGAGGAGCGATTGGAT
Encoded here:
- a CDS encoding uncharacterized protein (ID:PFLUO_008523-T1.cds;~source:funannotate), whose amino-acid sequence is MGTPLPTSPRSPRSPVSAAHSPQPSESSRYSHNFPSREAQGYGYEEKNEHAESQQSLLYRQPSPLNAPYDDPYASTDSLRRYTLHDPGVTIFPDGPYQESAGGLNRRSGVQTPMSESPSEAWQQRQAPGSGLRRYATRKIKLVQGSVLSVDYPVPSAIQNAIQREYRESEEGFPEEFTHLRYTAATCDPDEFTLRNGYNLRPAMYNRHTELLIAVTYYNEDKVLTARTLHGVMQNIRDIVNLKKSEFWNKGGPAWQKIVCCMVFDGIDPCDKNTLDVLATIGVYQDGIMKRSVDGRETVAHIFEYTTQLSVTANQQLIRPQGNEPTNLPPVQMIFCMKQKNSKKINSHRWLFNGFSRILNPEVVILIDAGTKPGKKSLLALWESFYNDKNLGGSCGEIHAMLGPGWKNLMNPLVAAQNFEYKISNILDKPLESSFGYVSVLPGAFSAYRYRAIMGRPLEQYFHGDHTLSRQLGKKGIEGMNIFKKNMFLAEDRILCFELVAKAGFKWHLTYVKASKGETDVPEGSAEFISQRRRWLNGSFAASLYSIMHFGRIYKSGHNIIRLFFLHVQMIYNCAGLIMTWFSLASFWLTTSVIMDLVGTPSEANKNKGWPFGNDATPIVNNFLKYGYIFFLMLQFILALGNRPKGSRLPYTLSFAYFSIVQAYVLVLSFYLVKNAFTGGTMDFHWDDGVSAFLSSFFSSASAGIVLIALVSTYGVYFVASILYMDPWHMFTSSWAYFMGMTCAINVLMVYAFCNWHDVSWGTKGSDKGDALPAAQTKKDDAKSNFIEEVDKPQADIDSQFESTVKRALAPYADPEEKEDKNMDDSYKAFRTNLVLLWIFSNLVLALCITSQDVSRLCLTNTSTDRTSHYFSAVLWTTAGLSLFRFLGSLWFLGKSGILCCVSRR
- a CDS encoding uncharacterized protein (ID:PFLUO_008524-T1.cds;~source:funannotate); the encoded protein is MATPRPAFDALPLRKDGPRGNAWGLFGEQDQCGMLNLLTPENTAAAAKEIVEGVRVSTDWPLDSMKTPCFGRAALEHTVTNKAPRHVNDDVLLFNTQSSSQWDGFRHFGSKEGFYFNGCTLEDIQTSTRNGIHVWAANGGIVGRGVLLDYAGWAEMNGREVNCFQSQSIPVSVLQEVAASQNTTFRPGDILFVRTGWTRAYERLSLAECQELAGHAAPPIIGVESSEATLRWIWENSFAAVAGDHPSFEAYPCQNRDFFLHEWLLAGWGVPIGELFDLERLGQECRKRGRWTFFFSSVPLNVPGGVASPPNGVAIF